Within Chloroflexota bacterium, the genomic segment CAAGGATGACCTGAAGCGGCGTGATTTCACCATCAATGCTATGGCCATCCATCTCAATCCAGACAGCTTCGGCAAGCTGGTTGATCCCTTCGAGGGAAAGAAGGACCTTAAAAGCAAACTCATTCGTATCCTTCATGGCAAAAGCTTCATTGATGACGCCACACGTATGCTGCGGGCCATACGTTATGAGCAGAGGTTCGGCTTCCACATTGAGAAATCCACGGAACTACTGCTCCGACAGCACCTATCCATGCTGGACACCATATCCGGCGACAGGATACGCCACGAGTTGGAACTGATATTGAAGGAGGAGTTGCCCGAGAAGCCTCTGGGGCGAGCCGGAGAGCTGGGCCTGCTTGATAAAGTGCACCCCTCCCTCAAAGGCAATGGCTGGTTGAAGGATAAATTTCAGCAAGCCCGTTCCATCGCTCATCCTACCCCGCCGGCACTCTATTTCGCCCTTCTGACATATCCCCTCAGCCAGGGGAAGGCCGAGGATTTTGTTGTCCGCCTGAAGATGCCCGGATTAACAGCAAGGGCAATAAGAGATACCCTTCACCTGAAGTCAAAGCTGCCCTCCCTGGCTGGCCCCGGGCTATCACCCAGTGCCGTGTATCGTCTCCTTCAAGAATACTCCCCGACATCGATCCTGGCCTGCACCATTGCCTCGGATTCAGCTTTGGTTCAGCAACGGCTTCACCTGTACCTGAACAACTGGCGTCACGTGAAGACATCATTGGACGGAGTAGCTCTACAGCACATGGGAATACCACAAGGCCCCCAGTTGGGCCAGATGCTGAGGCTATTACATGAGGCAAAGCTGGACGGCAGGGTGAACACAAGAGAGCAGGAGATAGAGATGGTGCAACTCTGGTTAGCACAGGAGATCTAGAATGGAACAGAGATGCTGTGTCTGCAGCGAACCGCTGGACAGTGACAATGTCTCCCGGTGTAACCTCTGCGGTGGGGACTTCCACATGGCCTGGTCAACCAGGGTCAGCGTGAAGGAATGCGGACACTACCGGGTCAATAAGCAGCAATGCGGGCTCGCCTTTATCTGCAGCCGTTGTGAGGAAGGACTCCAGCCTGCCAGGGAGAATCAATCACCCAACCACTTGACTACTTCATGAGGCATGTGCCGCAGCAATCCGCTTTTCATAGTGCACCTGGGTAAGGAGTTCAGAAAGACCCTGCCATAAGGCTTTGTCTGCAAACGCCGATCCAGGACAACCACTACCCCGCGGTCGCTCCAGCTACGGATAAGACGGCCAAAACCCTGTTTGAACTTGAGTATCGCCTGGGGAACCATATATTGATTGAAGGGATTATCAAACAGCTCGGCACGGGCAGAAAAGATGGGATCATTGGGAACGCCGAAGGGCAAGCGGGCTATCACCAGAACACTCAGCGCTTTCCCCACCACATCAACCCCCTCCCAGAAGGCAGCCGTGCCCATCAGCAAGGACTGCGGATTATCCTTGAACCTACCCAGAAGCTTCTTGGGACTGCCGTCAATCCCCTGCCCCAGAACCAGAATGCCTTCTTCATCAAGAGTAGGCTGGATAGCACTGTAACAATTACGAAGGGCAGCATGAGAGGTAAACAGAACCAGGGTGCGACCCCGTGTCGCCCGGCAGAGTTCCACCAGCGATTCCGCCACCCCCCGCTGGTAGCCAGGCTTCTCCGGCTCCGGGATATCCTGAGGGAGATAGATCATAGTGGACTTCACATAATCAAAGGGGGGATCTATTGCCAGCTCACCAGCCTCTCCCAACCCCAGAGAGCCTTTGATATACTCAAAGCTGCCATCGATGCTCAGGGTAGCGCTGGTCAGTACAACACAGTCCTTCTTGGAGAACAAGGATTCCTCCAATACCCGCCCCACATGCAATGGGGCAGCATTCAGACATAGACCTCCCGACACCTTGAGGGAAGCCCAATAAATATCATGCGGCTCCGGTTTGGCTATGATGGAGTCTGCCTGAAGCCGTAACCCGCGGACCTGCTGCCGCGTGAAGGATATCTCTGCCAGCGAACTGTTCAAGTCCGGATTTCTCCTATCGGGCAAGTCCTCCATCATGGCGTAGAGTTCACTTAAGCCGGTCTCGATACTCCCAAGATCAAAATCAAGATTCTCCCAGGATAGCTCTACTTCCGCCCACGCCGGCTGACGGCGGAGTTCTCCAGTAATCTTCAGGCGCCGCTCATAGTCCCCGGCTTCTTCAGGATGGTGAAAATTCAGGAAATGAGTCAAAACATCAAAAAGCTCAGCCACCCGGGTACGGGCCATCTTGCCTTTGCCCTGCAGGCCTTCAACCTTGTTCCCTACTTCCTTTCGCCTCGATGAAGCTACCGAGGTGGTACGCAGATAAGTGCGGAGTTGAAACAGAAACCCTCCCCTGTCGCCAAACCGGTCCAGGCACTCATAGAGGTCTTGATCAGAAATCTGGAACCCCAGTTGCTCAGTGGCCTCTTCCTCCAGGTGATGCGCTTCGTCAATGATCAAACAACTGTATTCGGGTAATATTCCCCCCTTCACCAGGTCAGACAGCAGGAGGGCATGATTAACCACTATCAGATGAGCCCCTTCCGTCCTCTGCCTGCCCCGGTAAAGGAAACAACCGTCCGGATAGTGCGGGCAACGCTCAGCAACACAGTTTTCTTCCGAGGCACAAATCCTGCTCCACAGG encodes:
- a CDS encoding CCA tRNA nucleotidyltransferase, encoding MSDIKKHSSENPVIQLENHLPSESLNLISMIGELAAEEKVGLYLVGGAVRDLLLGRANFDLDLVVEGDAPKLAILVAQKTRGKVLIHRRFGTAKLRSGGQTIDLATARSESYARPGALPTVRPGSIKDDLKRRDFTINAMAIHLNPDSFGKLVDPFEGKKDLKSKLIRILHGKSFIDDATRMLRAIRYEQRFGFHIEKSTELLLRQHLSMLDTISGDRIRHELELILKEELPEKPLGRAGELGLLDKVHPSLKGNGWLKDKFQQARSIAHPTPPALYFALLTYPLSQGKAEDFVVRLKMPGLTARAIRDTLHLKSKLPSLAGPGLSPSAVYRLLQEYSPTSILACTIASDSALVQQRLHLYLNNWRHVKTSLDGVALQHMGIPQGPQLGQMLRLLHEAKLDGRVNTREQEIEMVQLWLAQEI